The Psychromonas sp. MME1 genome window below encodes:
- a CDS encoding carbohydrate porin yields the protein MNKIKHLNLTLAILSALTSTSLLADQNTDQANEQENIDTLVKRLDELEKKLQIINYKDDQQPAILTPETPVQHGIVFSGYARYGANFQNSDAKTVRSHGSSLGNATGRLGNEQNGGEYQFAKVFEGANNTKWDLVFMVDHWADREWADDGGVQVKKMYAGATNIFESQPDLYVWAGRDFHQRPQFDINDYFWMMHDGQGFGFYNLNIDELKFDLSAVAQVDDDMVGDNGRYAITSKLSNITIGDSLDLAFYANYGFSSDQIKKDEEGSENTSSNAYQIAAEGKIHNQHLVVRYSSNAVNSTFDLADGVDALLFSLEGNFKFTDKIGLQYLTSYQDVNGAKGTYKVSDGSIKERSLPK from the coding sequence ATGAATAAAATCAAACATTTAAATTTAACCCTTGCTATTCTTTCTGCACTAACCTCTACCTCATTGTTAGCTGATCAAAATACTGACCAAGCTAACGAGCAAGAGAATATAGATACTCTTGTAAAACGACTTGATGAACTCGAGAAAAAATTACAAATAATTAATTATAAAGATGATCAACAACCCGCAATATTAACGCCAGAGACACCAGTTCAACATGGTATCGTATTTTCAGGCTATGCTCGTTATGGGGCTAACTTTCAAAATAGTGATGCAAAAACAGTTCGAAGCCACGGTTCATCGCTTGGTAATGCAACAGGCCGTTTAGGTAATGAGCAAAATGGGGGGGAGTACCAATTTGCTAAAGTATTTGAAGGTGCAAATAACACAAAATGGGATTTAGTCTTCATGGTTGATCATTGGGCTGATAGAGAATGGGCTGATGATGGTGGTGTTCAAGTTAAAAAAATGTATGCGGGTGCTACAAATATATTTGAATCACAACCCGATCTATATGTTTGGGCTGGACGTGATTTTCATCAACGCCCTCAGTTTGATATTAATGATTATTTTTGGATGATGCATGATGGACAGGGCTTTGGTTTCTATAATTTAAATATTGATGAGCTGAAATTCGACTTATCCGCTGTGGCACAAGTTGATGATGATATGGTTGGAGATAATGGCAGATATGCGATCACCAGTAAATTAAGCAATATTACAATTGGTGATTCCTTAGATCTTGCTTTTTATGCCAACTACGGTTTTTCATCTGATCAAATAAAAAAAGATGAAGAAGGATCTGAAAATACTTCTAGCAATGCCTACCAAATAGCTGCTGAAGGAAAGATACATAATCAACACCTGGTTGTTCGTTATTCAAGTAATGCAGTAAATAGCACGTTTGATTTAGCAGACGGTGTCGATGCGCTATTATTTAGTCTTGAAGGCAACTTCAAATTTACTGACAAAATTGGCCTACAGTATCTTACATCTTATCAAGATGTAAATGGTGCTAAAGGTACCTATAAGGTAAGTGATGGCTCAATCAAGGAACGATCATTACCAAAATAG
- a CDS encoding glycoside hydrolase family 3 N-terminal domain-containing protein, whose protein sequence is MSIYKNPNHSVQERLEDLMSQMTLTEKIAQLGAQWLILSPDGDHQDRELEMASGDARKPIDERLKHGLGQITRPLGTHTIAAEEGVKALNLLQKYLVEETRLGIPAMSHEECLVGLMAKGATLFPSSLNYGHTWNPELIEEMGRIIGEEVRQVGAHHGLAPVLDVSRDVRWGRTEETLGEDPYHVGVLATSYVKGLQTEKRDLLATLKHYVGHSFSEGARNHAPVHLGFKELNDTFMLPFEMAVKLANAGSVMPAYHDIDNEPCHSSEYLLTTVLRDQWDFDGLIVADYGGIELLASHHGIAADRTEAAALSFNAGLDIELPDDACSSYIQNAMDRGLISLEKIDEIVARILKVKFELGLFENPYCKEENIELQTEEAKKVAYQVASQSAVLMENDGTLPIKTDQKIAVVGPTADDQLALLGGYSFPIHLILSSMDDGEKVSKTILEAVKDQFTDVSYLKGCEILTERHANAPVFPGDVDMAMGQKLESPVSKDTSQIAAAAKLVAEADIALVCVGDLAGLFQTGTIGEGSDTDSLDLPGVQQALIDAAIATGKPVIILVTGGRPYNLNGAEEKAAGVIFGWAPGQEGADAIIDIITGKVAPSGRLTLSIPKNAGAVPYYYNHKLKSGGTPIAYHFGSKYNFGYGLTYSSFDYKNISIDNHSVDINGTINVSVEIENTSAVDGCEVVQLYVKDKLCSLVRPIRELKGFVRVDIKAGETGIVNFSLPVDMLNFTDNMHRRVVEPGDFEIMIGRSATDIVFNETVTVTGELNVLPKYWKMICETEVMTEKKDS, encoded by the coding sequence ATGAGCATTTATAAAAACCCCAATCATAGCGTTCAAGAGAGACTTGAAGACTTAATGAGTCAAATGACTTTGACTGAAAAAATAGCGCAGTTAGGTGCTCAATGGTTAATTTTAAGTCCTGATGGTGACCATCAAGATCGTGAATTAGAGATGGCTTCCGGGGATGCTCGTAAACCGATTGATGAACGTTTAAAACATGGTTTAGGGCAAATTACACGTCCTCTTGGAACACATACTATTGCAGCAGAAGAGGGTGTTAAAGCGCTTAACTTACTGCAAAAATATTTAGTGGAAGAGACCCGCCTTGGTATACCAGCAATGTCTCATGAGGAGTGTTTAGTTGGCCTTATGGCAAAGGGCGCAACGCTGTTCCCGTCATCACTTAATTATGGTCACACCTGGAATCCTGAGCTTATCGAAGAGATGGGGAGAATTATCGGGGAAGAGGTACGTCAAGTAGGTGCGCATCATGGCTTGGCTCCTGTTCTTGATGTTTCCCGCGACGTGCGCTGGGGTAGAACAGAAGAAACGTTAGGTGAGGATCCATACCATGTTGGTGTACTTGCAACCAGTTATGTGAAGGGGCTGCAAACTGAAAAACGTGATTTATTAGCAACATTAAAACATTACGTTGGACATTCATTCAGTGAAGGTGCGCGTAACCATGCTCCTGTGCACCTTGGATTTAAAGAACTAAATGATACTTTTATGCTGCCATTCGAAATGGCGGTTAAGTTAGCAAATGCAGGCTCAGTTATGCCTGCTTACCATGATATTGATAATGAGCCATGCCATAGCTCAGAATATTTACTGACAACGGTATTGCGTGATCAATGGGACTTTGATGGCTTAATTGTTGCTGATTATGGCGGTATTGAATTACTCGCTTCTCATCACGGCATTGCAGCGGATCGCACAGAAGCGGCTGCTCTCTCTTTTAATGCGGGCCTCGATATTGAATTACCAGATGATGCCTGTTCAAGTTATATTCAAAATGCAATGGATAGAGGGTTGATCTCATTAGAGAAAATTGATGAAATTGTTGCTCGTATATTAAAAGTTAAGTTTGAATTAGGTTTATTCGAAAATCCATACTGTAAAGAAGAGAACATTGAACTTCAAACTGAAGAAGCAAAAAAAGTTGCTTATCAAGTGGCTTCTCAATCAGCGGTTTTAATGGAAAATGATGGTACGTTACCGATTAAAACAGATCAAAAAATAGCCGTAGTGGGACCAACTGCCGACGATCAGCTTGCTCTACTGGGGGGATATAGTTTCCCGATTCACCTTATCCTTAGTAGCATGGATGATGGGGAAAAAGTATCAAAAACCATTTTAGAAGCAGTTAAAGATCAATTTACTGATGTTTCATATCTTAAAGGGTGCGAAATATTAACAGAACGCCACGCAAACGCCCCTGTTTTCCCTGGTGATGTTGATATGGCAATGGGGCAGAAGTTAGAGTCTCCTGTATCAAAAGATACGAGTCAAATTGCAGCAGCTGCAAAGCTGGTTGCAGAAGCCGATATTGCATTAGTTTGTGTTGGTGACTTAGCAGGCTTATTTCAAACAGGTACGATTGGAGAAGGCTCTGATACCGATAGCCTAGATTTGCCTGGTGTACAACAAGCGTTGATTGATGCTGCGATTGCTACTGGCAAGCCAGTTATAATCTTAGTAACAGGTGGTCGTCCCTATAACCTAAATGGCGCTGAAGAAAAAGCTGCTGGTGTGATTTTTGGTTGGGCCCCTGGACAAGAAGGTGCCGATGCAATCATTGATATCATAACTGGTAAAGTAGCGCCATCTGGTCGTTTAACGTTATCTATCCCTAAGAATGCAGGTGCAGTACCTTATTACTACAATCATAAATTAAAGAGTGGTGGAACACCGATCGCTTATCATTTTGGTTCTAAATATAACTTTGGTTACGGGCTAACGTATTCAAGTTTCGACTATAAAAACATATCCATTGATAATCACTCTGTTGATATTAATGGAACGATTAATGTGTCAGTCGAAATTGAAAATACCAGCGCTGTTGACGGCTGTGAGGTTGTTCAATTATATGTTAAAGATAAACTGTGTTCTTTAGTAAGACCTATTCGAGAGTTAAAAGGTTTTGTTAGAGTAGATATCAAAGCAGGTGAAACAGGTATTGTAAATTTCTCATTGCCTGTTGATATGCTTAACTTTACTGACAACATGCATCGTCGTGTAGTTGAGCCCGGTGACTTTGAAATTATGATTGGTCGTTCAGCTACAGATATCGTGTTTAATGAAACCGTAACAGTAACGGGTGAACTTAATGTATTACCTAAATACTGGAAGATGATCTGTGAAACAGAAGTAATGACTGAAAAAAAAGATAGCTAA
- a CDS encoding glycoside-pentoside-hexuronide (GPH):cation symporter — translation MKMNTIKLSIKEKIGYGLGDTGCNLVWQTVMLFLAYFYTDIYGLSPAHMGTMFLLVRFIDAVTDPLMGSLVDRTKTKYGRYRPYILWMAVPFGVACMCAFFTPDLGPTGKIIYAYASYIFLTLMYTAINVPYCAMANAMTNSSEERTSLQSYRFALSTAGGLVVAMVALPLVDIIGQGDVQKGYLGAMSVMGLAAIAFFFICFSTTKENVTPEETEIKQSVWKDLALLMKNNQWRVLFILNVILLTGAVLKGATTMYYVNNVMGRPDLATIFMVVSMVASIIGALASGPLLGKYNKPTVYRILISLSGFLCAVLYFVDPTNLTLLFTLVIALSVVQTSTTPILWSMMSDVVDHEKTRSNRSLSGMIFSTNLFAIKLGIAIGGASVGWILAYSGYVGGAEMQTPEVVNVINLLFTVIPGVMFAVLAAIMMFYTLDNDKLAKIKALLVLDAKEKEGMKPLVHTVELS, via the coding sequence ATGAAAATGAACACTATCAAGTTATCAATCAAAGAAAAAATCGGCTATGGATTGGGCGATACAGGCTGTAATTTAGTCTGGCAGACAGTGATGTTATTTCTTGCTTACTTCTACACAGACATTTACGGTTTATCCCCTGCTCACATGGGCACCATGTTTCTTCTAGTTAGATTTATTGATGCTGTTACAGATCCACTAATGGGCTCTTTAGTTGATCGTACCAAGACTAAATATGGTCGCTACCGCCCCTACATTCTGTGGATGGCAGTTCCATTTGGTGTGGCATGTATGTGTGCTTTCTTTACTCCTGATTTAGGCCCAACTGGTAAAATTATTTACGCTTACGCTTCTTATATCTTCTTAACATTGATGTACACCGCTATCAATGTACCTTACTGTGCGATGGCAAATGCAATGACCAACAGCTCAGAAGAGCGAACATCACTGCAATCGTACCGTTTTGCATTAAGCACTGCAGGAGGATTAGTGGTTGCGATGGTTGCACTACCATTAGTCGATATTATTGGTCAAGGTGATGTACAAAAAGGGTATCTTGGTGCGATGAGTGTGATGGGCCTTGCCGCTATTGCTTTCTTCTTTATCTGTTTTTCTACAACCAAAGAAAATGTGACGCCTGAAGAGACAGAGATTAAGCAGTCTGTATGGAAAGACCTTGCTCTACTAATGAAAAATAATCAATGGCGTGTGCTGTTCATTCTAAACGTTATACTATTAACGGGGGCTGTACTCAAAGGCGCAACTACAATGTATTATGTAAATAATGTAATGGGTCGCCCAGATTTAGCCACTATATTCATGGTTGTTAGTATGGTAGCCAGCATTATTGGCGCGCTGGCATCCGGTCCCCTGTTAGGCAAATACAATAAACCTACTGTTTACCGTATTTTAATCTCCCTTTCTGGTTTCTTATGTGCAGTCCTTTACTTTGTTGATCCAACTAATTTAACGCTATTATTTACATTAGTCATTGCTTTAAGTGTGGTGCAAACAAGTACAACGCCAATCCTATGGAGCATGATGTCTGATGTTGTTGACCATGAAAAAACGCGTAGCAATCGTTCACTAAGTGGCATGATCTTCTCAACGAATCTCTTCGCAATTAAACTCGGTATTGCAATTGGCGGTGCATCAGTAGGCTGGATTCTTGCTTACTCTGGATACGTTGGTGGCGCAGAGATGCAAACACCTGAGGTTGTTAATGTAATCAACCTATTATTTACTGTTATCCCTGGTGTTATGTTCGCAGTACTAGCTGCGATAATGATGTTCTATACACTTGATAATGACAAACTAGCGAAAATCAAAGCCCTACTGGTATTGGATGCAAAAGAAAAAGAAGGGATGAAACCACTAGTGCATACTGTAGAGCTTAGCTAA
- a CDS encoding glycoside hydrolase family 3 N-terminal domain-containing protein, with protein MGGSVRKAVPIPTTIELDELLVVENLTEALAPIYPFKRLKPGALKEDGTYEETYEAVPQRAISLKERVESAMPAALKLTGYQGIQLKDVKEGQNSIEEFVAQMSCEELASLVRGEGMCSPKVTPGTAAALGGLSDNLFHLGIPAVAVADGPSGIRMDSGHKATQVPIGTLLGCTWNKALNEELFFLIGQELCANKIDSLLGPGINIHRHPLNGRNFEYFSEDPLMTGVMGAAQTRGLKKAGVSGTIKHFAANDQETARVDVDSIASERALREIHLKGFEMAVKEGEASSIMTCYNPINGHWGASNYDLNTSILRGEWGFSGLVMTDWWAKMNDPIEAGKEDKRFTSFMIRAQNDIYMVVENDGAESNSMKDNTLEALQQGTLMLGELQRSAINICRFIMATPAMDRPLEAYDPIKTFIAQSNTSNVAAKAMQDELVINTKVNKSMMIEVLEAGVYQFSGVGHYDRNSQAQSSCSISLNGVFAMSLPMNGTSGESIVVEGLEVRLGKGYYELTLDFVKPGLALERLMFTKKEALD; from the coding sequence GTGGGGGGCAGTGTACGTAAAGCAGTTCCAATTCCCACAACAATAGAGCTAGATGAACTTTTAGTTGTTGAAAATCTAACTGAAGCTTTAGCACCTATCTACCCATTCAAACGCTTGAAACCAGGCGCTCTTAAGGAAGATGGTACTTATGAAGAAACCTATGAAGCTGTACCTCAAAGAGCCATCTCTCTCAAGGAAAGAGTTGAGTCTGCAATGCCTGCTGCTTTGAAGTTAACGGGCTATCAGGGGATTCAACTTAAAGATGTTAAAGAAGGGCAAAATAGTATAGAAGAGTTTGTTGCGCAGATGAGTTGTGAGGAGTTAGCCTCTTTAGTTCGAGGTGAAGGGATGTGTAGCCCTAAAGTTACGCCTGGAACCGCGGCCGCTTTAGGCGGTCTTAGTGATAACCTTTTTCATCTTGGCATTCCTGCTGTTGCGGTAGCTGATGGGCCTTCAGGTATACGTATGGATAGTGGTCACAAGGCAACTCAAGTTCCGATAGGTACTTTGCTTGGATGTACTTGGAACAAAGCACTAAATGAGGAGCTTTTCTTCCTGATTGGTCAAGAGCTTTGTGCTAATAAAATCGATAGTCTTTTAGGCCCTGGCATTAATATTCACAGACACCCGTTGAATGGCCGTAATTTTGAATATTTTTCTGAAGATCCTTTGATGACGGGAGTCATGGGCGCGGCTCAAACTCGCGGCTTAAAAAAAGCAGGAGTATCTGGAACTATTAAGCATTTTGCCGCTAACGATCAGGAGACTGCGCGAGTTGATGTAGACAGTATTGCATCGGAGCGCGCCTTGCGTGAAATTCATCTTAAAGGTTTTGAGATGGCAGTCAAAGAAGGAGAAGCATCTTCTATCATGACCTGTTATAACCCAATAAATGGTCATTGGGGCGCTTCTAATTATGATCTCAATACTTCTATTTTGCGTGGCGAGTGGGGCTTTAGCGGTCTGGTTATGACGGATTGGTGGGCGAAGATGAATGATCCCATTGAGGCCGGTAAAGAAGATAAGAGATTCACTTCTTTTATGATTCGCGCACAGAACGACATTTACATGGTTGTTGAAAATGATGGTGCCGAATCTAATAGTATGAAAGACAATACGTTAGAGGCTTTGCAGCAGGGCACGTTGATGTTAGGTGAATTACAGCGTTCAGCGATAAATATTTGTCGATTTATCATGGCAACTCCTGCTATGGATAGACCACTAGAAGCCTATGATCCGATTAAGACGTTTATCGCACAAAGTAATACTTCTAATGTTGCAGCAAAAGCTATGCAAGATGAACTCGTTATCAATACTAAAGTCAATAAATCAATGATGATAGAAGTGCTTGAAGCTGGTGTGTATCAATTTAGCGGTGTTGGCCATTATGATCGCAACTCTCAGGCACAGTCATCTTGTAGCATCAGTCTTAATGGCGTTTTTGCTATGTCTCTTCCCATGAATGGGACTAGCGGCGAAAGTATTGTTGTAGAGGGACTGGAGGTAAGGCTGGGTAAGGGATACTACGAACTCACCCTCGATTTCGTGAAACCGGGGTTAGCGTTAGAGCGATTGATGTTTACCAAAAAGGAAGCTTTAGATTGA
- a CDS encoding glycoside hydrolase family 3 C-terminal domain-containing protein, producing MQTKMISLAQEKLIPISRQSACEGIVLLENRNAVLPIKKGEKISLFGRCQVNTYRSGTGSGGAVNVHYAVNALEGLRSNPTIDINEELAAVYEEWIKVNPFDDGGGGWAAEPWFQQEMPLNTELVEQAAKNSDKALIFIGRTAGEDQDNADAPGSYRLTEQEEAMITGVTAQFDKVIVILNITNIMDMSWLNTIDNKESIQAVIYSWAAGMEGGHALADVISGNVSPSGRMCDTVAYQLSDYPSSAYFGRKDYNCYVEDIYVGYRYFETFKPQAVQYEFGAGLSYTEFSRELQSYSIEGTGIERILHLDFSLQNIGEEYTSKEVLQVYCEAPQGHLGKPVQY from the coding sequence ATGCAAACTAAAATGATAAGCTTGGCACAGGAAAAGCTTATTCCCATAAGCCGGCAATCGGCTTGTGAAGGAATAGTCCTTCTTGAGAATCGCAATGCCGTACTTCCTATCAAAAAGGGAGAAAAAATATCCTTATTTGGACGTTGTCAGGTCAATACCTATCGAAGTGGTACGGGATCTGGCGGGGCTGTTAACGTTCATTATGCTGTGAATGCGTTAGAGGGGCTGCGCAGTAATCCTACCATTGACATTAATGAAGAACTGGCTGCTGTCTATGAAGAATGGATCAAAGTAAATCCTTTTGATGATGGAGGTGGTGGTTGGGCTGCTGAACCTTGGTTTCAGCAAGAGATGCCTCTGAATACCGAACTTGTCGAACAAGCTGCGAAAAATTCAGATAAAGCGCTTATTTTCATTGGTCGTACTGCTGGTGAAGATCAAGATAACGCTGATGCTCCAGGTAGTTACCGTTTGACAGAGCAAGAAGAAGCGATGATAACTGGCGTCACAGCTCAGTTTGATAAAGTGATTGTGATCCTTAACATTACTAATATTATGGATATGTCTTGGCTGAATACCATAGATAATAAAGAATCGATTCAGGCGGTTATTTACAGTTGGGCTGCAGGGATGGAAGGTGGGCATGCTCTCGCTGACGTTATCTCCGGAAACGTATCTCCAAGTGGAAGAATGTGCGACACCGTTGCCTATCAGTTATCAGATTATCCTTCATCAGCTTATTTCGGTCGTAAAGATTATAATTGTTATGTTGAAGATATTTATGTCGGATATCGTTATTTCGAGACCTTTAAGCCGCAAGCAGTACAATATGAGTTTGGCGCTGGGCTTTCCTACACCGAATTTAGTCGGGAATTACAGTCCTATTCAATTGAAGGTACGGGTATAGAGCGTATACTTCATTTGGATTTTTCACTGCAAAATATAGGTGAAGAGTACACCAGTAAAGAAGTGCTGCAAGTATATTGCGAAGCGCCACAAGGGCATCTTGGTAAGCCTGTTCAGTACTAG
- a CDS encoding helix-turn-helix domain-containing protein, whose amino-acid sequence MHKLLLLIDTMFYYDREILKGITSKVNEYQLKISIHIESIENVDDILSQQWDYVIADFDKADHHEVIPRLTGNILLYSSYQIDNVPPLVSTLVNDNEHISSLALGQFVQNNIKNVAFYTYPSEANSGWALERKHYFEQHAQLMALNYFKDVRQAVALQQYPLGVYCASDRAARKLVNFCVTHNIAVPSEISIIGTDYDDAERKMSAMPLSSINVNPYNLGRRCIEVLVKAKRFNKILAEKYQPTDLINEYSTIVEENQDQIVNNALYYLHNNFHLNIKVQQVVEFCKTSRKTLDNRFIACKNITVHQYLSDLRIAKSKKLLRMSSDSIESIALQCGYPNLSYLYQVYKKKFDYTPYEYRQDIDLI is encoded by the coding sequence ATGCATAAGTTGCTTCTATTAATTGACACAATGTTTTATTACGATCGTGAGATACTAAAAGGTATCACCTCAAAAGTTAATGAATATCAACTGAAAATTTCCATTCATATTGAGTCAATAGAAAATGTCGATGATATTTTATCTCAGCAATGGGATTACGTTATTGCAGATTTTGATAAAGCAGATCATCATGAAGTGATTCCTCGTTTAACTGGTAATATACTTCTTTACTCGAGTTATCAGATAGATAATGTACCGCCATTAGTGTCAACATTAGTGAATGATAACGAACATATCTCTTCTTTAGCACTTGGACAGTTCGTACAAAATAATATTAAAAATGTCGCTTTTTATACATATCCTAGTGAGGCTAATAGTGGCTGGGCACTTGAAAGAAAACATTATTTTGAACAACATGCACAGTTAATGGCGCTTAATTACTTTAAAGATGTACGGCAGGCTGTTGCGTTACAACAATATCCTCTCGGTGTCTATTGTGCTTCAGATCGCGCAGCGCGAAAATTGGTTAACTTCTGTGTGACACACAATATTGCTGTTCCCAGTGAGATCTCAATTATCGGCACCGATTATGATGATGCGGAGCGTAAAATGTCGGCGATGCCGTTAAGCTCTATCAATGTCAATCCTTATAACCTAGGGCGACGTTGCATTGAAGTGCTTGTTAAGGCTAAGCGATTTAACAAAATATTAGCAGAGAAGTACCAACCTACTGATTTAATAAATGAATACTCGACCATCGTTGAAGAGAATCAAGATCAAATTGTTAATAATGCGCTATATTATCTGCATAATAATTTTCATTTGAATATTAAGGTGCAGCAGGTTGTAGAATTTTGTAAGACATCACGGAAAACGCTAGATAACCGTTTTATTGCCTGTAAAAATATCACAGTACATCAGTATTTGTCTGACCTAAGAATTGCTAAATCAAAAAAATTATTAAGGATGAGTAGCGATTCCATTGAATCTATTGCACTACAATGTGGTTACCCAAACCTGAGTTATTTATATCAAGTATATAAAAAAAAGTTCGATTATACTCCCTATGAATATCGTCAAGATATCGATTTAATTTAA
- a CDS encoding glucokinase: MLSVVADVGGTNIRLAVCNLDSGELGQLKEFACQDFATLEAALVYYFSELQGQVKHLCIGIACPVEDDYIAMTNLKWAFSQKELKEKLQLTSLYLLNDYTAISLAVPFLSAEEKIQIGGGNAQTDGLTAVFGPGTGLGVSHIVKLEGKWVSLDGEGGHVSFTVNTREQSEVLFLLQEQFGHVSAERILSGQGLVNLYQSLCLLSHQPAKFDQPKEVTQAALDGSCVIARRSLDVFCQVMGGFAGNIALNLNCTGGVYIAGGIVPRFIDFFQSSEFRYYFEEKGRFKDHLSTIPTFLITNANPGLLGASIYLRQELAFL, encoded by the coding sequence ATGTTATCAGTCGTTGCTGATGTTGGTGGTACAAATATTAGGCTTGCCGTCTGTAATCTTGACTCAGGAGAGTTGGGGCAGTTAAAAGAATTTGCCTGCCAGGATTTTGCAACACTTGAAGCGGCTCTTGTTTACTATTTTTCTGAATTACAAGGTCAAGTTAAACATCTTTGTATTGGCATTGCTTGTCCTGTTGAGGACGATTATATCGCAATGACTAATTTAAAATGGGCTTTTTCACAAAAGGAACTTAAAGAAAAATTACAATTAACGTCTTTATATTTGCTTAATGACTACACAGCCATTTCATTAGCAGTACCGTTTCTCTCCGCAGAAGAAAAAATTCAGATTGGTGGGGGAAACGCTCAAACAGATGGTCTCACTGCGGTGTTTGGTCCTGGAACGGGGTTGGGCGTATCACACATTGTCAAACTAGAAGGTAAATGGGTGAGCTTGGACGGAGAAGGTGGCCATGTCAGCTTTACAGTTAATACACGAGAGCAATCTGAGGTTTTATTTTTATTACAGGAACAGTTTGGACATGTTTCAGCTGAGCGTATTTTATCTGGGCAAGGGTTAGTAAATTTATACCAAAGTCTTTGCCTCTTGTCTCATCAACCAGCAAAATTTGACCAACCTAAAGAGGTTACGCAAGCTGCATTGGATGGTAGTTGCGTTATTGCGCGAAGAAGTTTGGATGTTTTTTGTCAGGTTATGGGTGGCTTCGCGGGCAATATAGCTTTGAATTTGAACTGTACGGGGGGCGTTTATATTGCCGGAGGTATTGTGCCTCGCTTTATAGACTTTTTTCAATCGAGCGAGTTTAGATATTATTTTGAAGAAAAAGGGCGATTTAAAGACCATCTTTCAACCATTCCTACCTTTTTGATAACTAATGCTAACCCAGGGTTATTGGGGGCAAGTATTTATCTTCGCCAGGAGTTGGCGTTTCTTTAA
- a CDS encoding carbohydrate porin, translated as MEDSESYNMIVRPTYQWNDIHSTWLEAGYSVVDYGDLDATNKSWKFTISQNIAIGPETWSRPMIRFFATIGNADNEYIGMRDDNSYDSSNLDTATFGGMFEAWW; from the coding sequence ATAGAAGATAGTGAAAGCTACAATATGATAGTTCGCCCTACATACCAATGGAATGATATACATTCTACATGGCTAGAAGCTGGCTACAGTGTTGTTGATTATGGGGATTTAGATGCGACTAATAAATCTTGGAAATTCACGATATCACAAAATATTGCAATCGGGCCTGAAACATGGTCTAGACCAATGATACGTTTCTTTGCAACTATTGGGAATGCAGATAATGAGTATATCGGAATGAGGGATGATAATAGCTATGATTCTTCTAATTTAGATACTGCGACTTTTGGTGGTATGTTTGAAGCTTGGTGGTAA